A genomic stretch from Bradyrhizobium quebecense includes:
- a CDS encoding thioesterase family protein — protein sequence MTSVTAASETPIPPAPFKSSVMQIEPQWIDYNGHLNMAYYNVMFDRAIDEMWLQLGIGPAYMKARHCSTFTAECHVRYLREIHLGDPVQVSVYLLGADEKRLHTFEELRHATEGWLSATSENLTLHIDMEARKVAPFPPDIRTRIQKIVDSYAGVPRPEGIGRNVAMPSKK from the coding sequence ATGACTTCAGTGACTGCCGCCAGCGAGACGCCGATTCCGCCCGCCCCGTTCAAATCTTCCGTGATGCAGATCGAGCCGCAATGGATCGATTATAACGGCCATCTCAACATGGCCTATTACAATGTGATGTTCGACCGCGCCATCGACGAGATGTGGCTGCAGCTCGGCATCGGGCCGGCCTACATGAAAGCGCGGCACTGCTCGACCTTCACGGCAGAGTGCCATGTCCGGTACTTGCGAGAAATTCATCTCGGCGATCCCGTGCAGGTTTCAGTCTACCTGCTCGGCGCCGACGAGAAGCGGCTGCACACGTTCGAGGAGCTGCGCCACGCCACCGAAGGCTGGCTTTCCGCGACGTCGGAAAACCTCACGCTGCACATCGACATGGAAGCGCGCAAGGTAGCACCGTTTCCACCTGACATCCGCACCCGCATTCAGAAGATCGTGGATAGCTATGCGGGCGTGCCGCGTCCCGAGGGCATCGGCCGCAACGTGGCGATGCCCTCGAAGAAATAG
- a CDS encoding DUF1328 domain-containing protein, protein MLSWVVTFLVIALIAGILGFGGIAGASIEIAKAIFFIAIILFIVSAVVGLARGRTRV, encoded by the coding sequence ATGTTGAGCTGGGTCGTCACATTCCTGGTCATCGCCCTGATCGCGGGCATTTTGGGCTTCGGCGGCATCGCCGGCGCCTCGATCGAAATCGCCAAGGCGATCTTCTTCATCGCCATCATTCTGTTCATCGTGTCGGCGGTGGTCGGACTGGCGCGCGGCCGCACAAGGGTCTAG